A single region of the Methanomassiliicoccales archaeon genome encodes:
- a CDS encoding translation elongation factor-like protein: protein MEGKKAVGKVTHYFNRVGVAVVELSDHLRIGERILIEGGTTCFEQVVDSMQIEHDAITEAKPGDAIGLKVLEKVRKGDSVYRLA from the coding sequence ATGGAAGGGAAGAAAGCTGTCGGGAAGGTGACCCACTACTTTAACAGGGTCGGCGTGGCGGTAGTTGAGCTTTCAGACCACCTCCGCATTGGAGAGAGGATCCTCATTGAGGGAGGGACCACCTGCTTCGAGCAGGTTGTGGACAGCATGCAGATAGAGCATGATGCAATCACCGAGGCAAAGCCGGGTGATGCCATCGGACTCAAGGTTTTGGAGAAGGTGAGAAAGGGGGACAGCGTCTACCGATTGGCTTGA